In Ignavibacteriales bacterium, a single window of DNA contains:
- the lolA gene encoding outer membrane lipoprotein chaperone LolA has product MKLIYLNKIFRIAILTLIIISNLMAGDDADKILRNIQKKYESWNDATISFTQQVLFAVTKSEQTFDGKLIVKKGNKYRIDLEQQLIITDGKTLWNVNKTNKQVMIDNYRDDPKSITPEKMLTNIPKNYNATLLNRDEEGGADIAVLKLLPKEERSSFRSIKMWVDEDKSVLKKIQIIDASKNTITYTINNLFINSGLKENSFSYQPPDGYEVIDLR; this is encoded by the coding sequence ATGAAACTTATCTATCTAAATAAAATATTTCGGATTGCAATTCTAACTTTAATTATCATCTCTAATCTGATGGCTGGAGATGATGCAGATAAGATTCTACGAAACATACAGAAGAAATACGAATCATGGAATGATGCCACAATTTCGTTTACACAACAAGTGTTATTCGCTGTAACTAAATCGGAGCAAACGTTTGATGGAAAACTTATTGTAAAAAAAGGGAATAAGTACAGAATTGACCTCGAACAACAATTGATAATCACCGATGGGAAAACCCTTTGGAACGTTAATAAGACTAACAAACAGGTAATGATCGATAATTACCGTGACGATCCGAAATCGATTACACCCGAAAAAATGTTGACCAATATACCGAAAAATTACAACGCGACATTGTTGAATCGCGATGAGGAGGGGGGGGCGGATATTGCGGTTTTAAAATTACTTCCCAAAGAAGAAAGAAGTTCATTCCGTTCGATTAAAATGTGGGTAGACGAAGATAAGTCGGTATTAAAAAAAATCCAGATAATCGACGCGAGTAAAAACACGATAACTTACACAATCAATAATCTATTCATTAACTCCGGCTTAAAAGAAAATTCATTTTCATATCAACCACCTGACGGTTATGAAGTGATAGATTTACGGTGA
- a CDS encoding 2-phosphosulfolactate phosphatase, whose amino-acid sequence MKTNLINKKISITVHLTPGNIDEMELKDKNLIVIDVLRASTTIATALKNGAKEIMPVGTIENAVKISGSLFGGVTLRAGERNSKIIEGFNLGNSPKEFTEDVVKGKSIIFFTTNGTTAIGKGKHAKNLVVASFVNLSKVVQYFLRLQEDIVILCAANENVFCVEDAVCAGRIINKMADSAGIELVLDDAGVACAMLDKSFGKSLLKMLKSTEHGKYLTEIGFADDLKICASLDSVEVIPMLVGNVIKLPKDIS is encoded by the coding sequence ATGAAGACAAACCTGATAAATAAAAAAATTTCGATTACAGTCCATCTCACACCCGGTAATATTGATGAGATGGAGTTGAAAGACAAGAATTTAATTGTAATAGATGTGTTGCGTGCTAGTACAACAATTGCAACGGCACTGAAAAACGGCGCTAAAGAGATTATGCCCGTTGGTACTATTGAAAACGCGGTGAAAATTTCCGGCAGTTTGTTCGGTGGCGTAACGCTGCGTGCCGGCGAGCGGAATTCAAAAATTATCGAAGGATTCAACCTCGGAAATTCCCCGAAAGAATTCACTGAAGATGTTGTGAAAGGGAAATCAATAATTTTCTTCACCACGAACGGAACCACTGCGATAGGAAAAGGTAAACACGCGAAGAACTTAGTAGTTGCAAGTTTTGTAAACCTTTCGAAAGTTGTACAATATTTCCTCCGCCTGCAGGAGGATATAGTTATTCTCTGTGCGGCAAATGAAAATGTTTTTTGCGTCGAAGATGCCGTATGTGCCGGCAGAATAATAAACAAGATGGCCGATTCTGCAGGTATCGAATTAGTCCTTGATGACGCAGGAGTTGCTTGCGCCATGCTCGATAAAAGTTTCGGTAAAAGCTTGTTGAAAATGCTTAAGAGCACGGAACACGGAAAATATCTCACCGAAATTGGCTTTGCCGATGATCTTAAAATATGTGCCTCATTGGATTCTGTTGAGGTTATTCCGATGCTGGTCGGTAACGTTATCAAACTTCCAAAAGATATAAGCTGA
- a CDS encoding DNA translocase FtsK, with protein sequence MADRVKQNSTGISKKSQKKRTADRRKHIFAIIGMMIGVLIFLSILGYSFSDEAILDELSFTDIFRLPFNSSVKALASGIRNWLGLFGAFTADYFINSTVGFVSILFPLLIVIWCWVFLRAAESKKLLTLTNYLFLFSLLFSTTFGITNLVIIDLPKEWSGIVGAYLADIFVKLLGRVGAPIVVVTAFFITIVLAIDLDIHKSIERIKVLWLALFNRKASDGSLPIPSEAETEVSINKNEEEFTTEIIPQEEDELDKIVSEEEEEIETEQELEEEQDEPPMKIVEMDDEPDAEIESEEVKIPEAVEDEEIDYVFPSIELLDAHRQGDIIPEEELKANAELVRAKLANFGIEIESVSVTPGPVVTLYELVPASTVKISRIVNLSDDLALALAAKGIRIMAPIPGKSAVGVEIPNKNPSLVSLRSVLNSTKFREMKANLPIALGKTISGDVYSDDLSKMPHLLIAGSTGSGKSVGINTFLASLLFRLHPSDVKFVIIDPKKIELTPYKKLKNHFLAVSPDIDEDIITTPENAVFVLRSVELEMEKRYDRLAAAGVRNIQDYNERLKAGRLKNTETIVHRKMPYLVVVIDELADLMMTAAREVEEPIARLAQMARAVGVHLLFATQRPSVDVITGVIKANFPARIAYQVATKTDSRTILDMNGAEQLLGSGDMIYMPAGGQKPSRIQNAYVSTDEVERLTEHVGRQKGYSKPFQLPSTLERKKSGARGMSDSRDEYFEEAARLIVRHQQGSVSLLQRRLKVGYSRAARLVDELEAAGIVGPFDGSKARMVLIEDEQQLDRLFKDIL encoded by the coding sequence ATGGCTGACCGTGTAAAACAAAACTCGACAGGGATTTCTAAGAAATCCCAGAAGAAACGAACGGCAGACAGGCGCAAACACATTTTCGCGATCATCGGGATGATGATCGGTGTACTTATATTTTTAAGTATACTCGGTTATTCATTCTCCGATGAAGCTATCCTCGATGAGCTTTCCTTCACCGATATATTTCGCTTACCATTCAATTCCTCGGTAAAAGCATTAGCATCCGGTATCAGGAATTGGTTAGGATTATTCGGCGCTTTTACAGCAGATTATTTCATCAATTCTACTGTAGGTTTTGTATCAATCTTATTCCCGCTATTGATTGTTATTTGGTGTTGGGTATTCCTTCGAGCAGCGGAATCTAAGAAACTACTGACCTTGACGAATTATCTTTTTCTCTTTTCACTTTTATTTTCCACAACATTCGGAATTACGAATTTGGTGATCATCGATTTGCCAAAAGAATGGAGCGGCATAGTAGGTGCGTATCTTGCGGATATTTTTGTGAAATTATTGGGAAGAGTCGGTGCTCCTATTGTGGTTGTTACCGCATTTTTTATCACAATCGTTCTTGCAATCGATCTCGATATTCATAAATCTATCGAAAGAATAAAAGTATTGTGGCTGGCTCTCTTCAATCGGAAGGCAAGCGACGGCTCGTTGCCGATACCGTCGGAAGCTGAAACTGAAGTTTCGATCAACAAAAACGAGGAAGAGTTTACTACGGAAATTATCCCACAGGAAGAGGATGAATTAGATAAGATAGTTTCGGAGGAGGAAGAAGAGATTGAAACGGAACAGGAGTTGGAAGAAGAGCAAGATGAACCGCCGATGAAAATCGTTGAAATGGATGATGAACCGGATGCGGAAATTGAATCTGAGGAAGTTAAAATTCCTGAAGCGGTAGAGGATGAAGAAATCGATTATGTTTTTCCTTCAATTGAATTGCTCGATGCTCATCGTCAGGGAGATATTATTCCTGAGGAAGAATTAAAAGCGAACGCTGAATTGGTGCGGGCGAAGTTGGCTAATTTCGGGATTGAAATAGAGAGTGTTAGTGTTACACCCGGACCCGTGGTAACATTGTATGAGCTTGTTCCTGCATCCACAGTGAAAATTAGCCGTATCGTAAATTTATCGGATGACCTTGCGCTTGCGTTGGCTGCTAAAGGGATTCGAATTATGGCGCCAATTCCGGGTAAAAGTGCCGTAGGTGTCGAGATACCAAATAAAAATCCGTCACTCGTTTCTTTGCGATCTGTCTTGAACTCGACGAAGTTCCGGGAGATGAAAGCAAATCTACCCATCGCGCTCGGGAAAACAATTTCGGGTGATGTTTATTCGGACGATTTATCTAAGATGCCTCACTTGTTGATAGCCGGCTCAACCGGTTCAGGGAAAAGTGTGGGGATCAATACATTCCTCGCGAGTCTTTTGTTCCGTCTACATCCTTCCGATGTAAAGTTCGTAATCATCGATCCTAAAAAGATCGAGTTGACACCATACAAAAAATTGAAGAATCATTTCCTCGCGGTCTCACCCGATATCGATGAAGATATAATCACCACACCCGAAAACGCGGTTTTCGTTTTACGCAGCGTGGAACTGGAGATGGAAAAACGTTACGATCGATTGGCAGCCGCCGGCGTGAGAAATATTCAAGATTATAACGAACGGTTGAAAGCAGGGAGATTAAAAAACACCGAGACAATCGTTCATCGTAAAATGCCTTATCTGGTGGTGGTAATTGATGAACTTGCCGATCTCATGATGACCGCCGCACGCGAAGTGGAAGAACCGATTGCGCGCTTGGCGCAAATGGCAAGAGCGGTCGGAGTGCATTTATTATTCGCAACACAGCGCCCGTCGGTGGATGTTATCACCGGCGTGATCAAGGCAAATTTCCCCGCGCGTATCGCTTATCAGGTTGCGACGAAAACTGATTCCCGCACTATTCTTGATATGAACGGTGCCGAACAACTTTTAGGCAGCGGTGATATGATATATATGCCGGCTGGAGGTCAAAAACCATCGCGTATTCAGAATGCTTATGTTTCAACCGATGAAGTTGAACGATTGACCGAACATGTTGGGCGCCAAAAAGGTTATAGCAAACCATTCCAGCTCCCATCAACTCTCGAGCGTAAAAAATCCGGTGCACGTGGTATGTCGGATAGCCGTGATGAATATTTTGAAGAAGCAGCGCGTTTGATAGTCAGGCATCAGCAAGGTTCTGTATCATTGTTGCAGCGCCGGCTGAAAGTCGGATATTCACGAGCCGCCCGATTAGTTGACGAGCTTGAAGCGGCCGGTATCGTGGGACCGTTTGACGGCAGTAAAGCTCGAATGGTTCTTATTGAAGATGAACAGCAACTCGATAGACTTTTTAAGGATATTTTATAA
- the fsa gene encoding fructose-6-phosphate aldolase: protein MKIFIDTANINEIKEAASMGLLDGVTTNPSLVAKEGKKFEILIKEICSIVDGDISAEVISTDYDGMLREGRELAKLDDKIVVKIPLIKEGLKAVKSLKAEGIRTNVTLCFSPNQALLAAKAGAYILSPFVGRLDDISTNGMELISQILTIYRNYGFDTQVLVASIRHPLHVVESALMGADIATIPFNVFTQLIKHPLTDIGLEKFLSDWKKVPR, encoded by the coding sequence ATGAAGATATTTATTGACACAGCAAACATTAATGAAATCAAAGAAGCAGCAAGTATGGGATTGTTGGATGGTGTAACCACTAATCCGAGTCTCGTGGCAAAAGAAGGTAAAAAATTTGAAATACTAATCAAAGAAATTTGTTCAATAGTCGATGGTGATATAAGCGCCGAAGTAATATCAACCGATTACGACGGAATGCTGCGTGAAGGTCGTGAGCTTGCAAAACTCGACGATAAAATAGTTGTGAAAATTCCGCTTATCAAGGAAGGTCTGAAAGCAGTTAAAAGTTTGAAAGCCGAAGGCATCCGCACGAATGTAACGTTATGCTTCTCTCCAAATCAGGCGCTTCTTGCTGCAAAAGCAGGCGCATACATCCTTAGTCCGTTCGTTGGACGTTTAGATGATATCAGCACTAACGGAATGGAATTGATATCTCAGATTTTAACTATCTATCGGAATTATGGATTTGATACACAAGTTTTAGTCGCGAGTATCCGTCATCCGTTGCACGTTGTTGAATCTGCCTTGATGGGTGCCGATATTGCAACAATTCCTTTTAACGTATTCACCCAGCTTATCAAACATCCTCTGACAGACATCGGATTAGAAAAATTTCTTTCAGATTGGAAGAAGGTGCCGAGGTAA
- a CDS encoding Rne/Rng family ribonuclease yields the protein MSNVRKEIIINATANEIRIAITEDKRLAELFVETPEKERMVGDIYLGRVAKVMPGIRAAFIDLGLKQDAFLHFSDIGSSFSEYSSLVGDEDSDVDVDEDGDDTENPLSENGSTPTTELKNQPQSQQRQRPQRNDNYQKSLPDIKRGQDILVQVTKEPVGRKGVRVTSEVSIPGRFLVLLPFDGKIGVSKRMQSFKEKRRLRRIVRNFLPEGFGAIIRTVAMDQDEAALKADMDNLLSTWREIEKSVKSEEPPSLLYKDMATTSSVIRDLFSESVDRIVIDSKKLYKEIRAYVKTVSPDWIDKIELYKDKEPIFDVYGIEKEIATVLSRKVWLKSGGYIIIEQTEAMVVVDVNSGRYAAKREQELNSLRTNLESAREICRQLRLRDLGGIIVIDFIDLDDEKNRKKVYDELRKEFKRDRAKVTVLPMTEIGLVQITRQRIRQNILHSFSEPCPVCGGGGLIESKSSIVNHIERWVRRFKSESREYRLRLAVHPTVAQYLREGTISRITKMKFKYFVSIKLTEDTSTQASEFHFFSLKQNKDITEQFIS from the coding sequence GTGTCAAACGTAAGAAAAGAAATTATAATCAACGCAACTGCGAACGAGATTCGCATTGCTATCACCGAGGATAAGCGTTTAGCAGAACTCTTCGTTGAAACTCCTGAAAAGGAGCGTATGGTAGGCGATATATATTTAGGCCGTGTGGCTAAGGTAATGCCTGGCATCCGTGCTGCATTTATTGATCTTGGATTAAAGCAAGATGCCTTTCTACATTTTTCAGATATTGGAAGTTCGTTCTCTGAATATTCATCGTTAGTGGGCGATGAAGATTCCGATGTGGATGTTGATGAAGATGGAGACGATACCGAAAATCCTTTAAGCGAAAACGGTTCGACTCCAACAACGGAACTTAAAAACCAACCACAATCGCAACAGCGACAACGACCCCAAAGGAACGATAATTATCAAAAATCTTTACCGGACATCAAGCGCGGTCAGGATATATTAGTACAAGTTACAAAAGAACCGGTTGGTCGCAAGGGTGTTAGAGTAACATCGGAAGTCTCCATACCCGGCAGATTTTTAGTGCTATTGCCTTTCGATGGGAAGATTGGTGTTTCAAAACGGATGCAGAGCTTCAAGGAAAAACGCCGGTTGCGCAGAATCGTTCGCAATTTTCTCCCTGAAGGATTTGGTGCGATCATCCGTACTGTTGCTATGGATCAGGATGAAGCGGCATTAAAAGCGGATATGGATAATCTTCTTTCAACATGGAGGGAGATAGAGAAAAGCGTTAAATCGGAGGAACCGCCTTCACTTCTTTACAAAGACATGGCAACGACTTCCAGTGTTATCCGTGATTTATTTTCTGAATCTGTTGACCGGATAGTAATAGATTCGAAAAAATTGTATAAAGAAATCCGCGCGTACGTTAAAACAGTCTCTCCGGATTGGATCGATAAGATTGAGTTATACAAAGACAAAGAGCCGATCTTCGATGTTTATGGAATAGAAAAAGAAATCGCAACCGTGCTAAGTAGAAAAGTATGGTTGAAGAGCGGTGGATATATAATTATCGAACAAACCGAGGCGATGGTTGTTGTCGACGTGAATAGCGGTCGTTACGCGGCGAAACGCGAACAAGAATTGAATTCACTCCGTACTAATCTCGAATCGGCAAGGGAGATATGCCGTCAGCTTAGATTGAGAGATCTTGGGGGAATTATCGTAATCGATTTCATCGATCTGGATGATGAGAAGAATCGAAAAAAAGTATACGATGAATTGCGTAAAGAATTTAAACGCGATCGTGCAAAAGTTACCGTCTTGCCGATGACTGAAATCGGATTAGTTCAAATCACCCGGCAAAGGATCCGACAAAATATCCTCCATAGTTTCAGCGAACCCTGCCCTGTTTGCGGCGGCGGCGGTCTAATTGAATCTAAATCGAGCATTGTAAATCATATCGAGAGATGGGTACGCAGATTCAAATCAGAATCGCGTGAATACCGACTTAGACTCGCGGTACACCCAACAGTCGCTCAATACCTGAGAGAAGGCACAATAAGTAGGATTACGAAGATGAAATTCAAATATTTTGTTTCAATCAAACTTACAGAAGACACATCAACTCAGGCATCAGAGTTCCATTTCTTTTCCCTAAAGCAAAATAAAGATATTACTGAGCAATTTATTTCATGA
- a CDS encoding response regulator: MKTNLRDLMVKNYSILYVDDEDQLRFLVQNQLSQEGFNVDTADDGDTALDMMKQKSYDVVLLDIRMPRLNGLEVLKEMKKRKTNARAIMLTGVDDLAVALEAVKSGAIDYLTKPYELDNLMRSIMRVIG; this comes from the coding sequence ATGAAAACAAACTTGAGGGATTTGATGGTCAAGAATTATTCTATCTTATATGTTGATGACGAAGATCAATTACGGTTTTTAGTGCAGAATCAATTAAGTCAGGAAGGTTTTAATGTCGACACCGCAGACGATGGTGATACGGCCTTAGATATGATGAAACAAAAGTCGTATGATGTTGTGTTACTAGATATCAGGATGCCGCGGTTGAACGGACTTGAAGTATTGAAGGAAATGAAAAAGCGGAAAACGAACGCTCGGGCGATAATGCTTACAGGTGTGGATGATCTTGCCGTTGCCCTTGAAGCTGTTAAAAGCGGTGCGATTGATTATCTGACCAAACCTTACGAGTTGGATAATCTTATGAGATCGATTATGCGCGTTATTGGTTAG
- the nrfB gene encoding phage adsorption protein NrfB, with protein sequence MGDWLVQIFRSSYDSLYMATFIVATFLFISGFDDIFVDLYYWFHHWLMKKKFNKFRYETPEKLYQLEEKTIAIFVPAWHEQDVIDKMLLNACRTIQYKNYDIFVGVYPNDPGTISRVELVSKQYPNVHAVVADKPGPTTKADNLNGIHAGMIKWENKTGVRYDIIVMHDSEDVIHPLSLKIHNALIPEYDMVQMPVFPLDTSHLNLVHWTYADEFAEYHTKDLFVRQHFSGFVPSAGVGTAFNRWIIEFVGTSFAKNIFRTSALTEDYDLALRLALGRANLLFTYKPFGIDCATRGYFPHSMSASIRQKSRWITGICLQSWQTIGWRGDAKFRFVLYRDRKAVIANIINFFAYIVILYLISYEAIRLGFAAYRQLPPIVTKGTILWDLVVIDSLLMIWRIMHRFVTVRRVYGIWAAILSIFRLPISNIINFSATGRALYQFTKAALRKKELKWEKTAHHFPTATEHSS encoded by the coding sequence CATCACTGGTTGATGAAAAAGAAATTCAATAAATTTCGGTACGAAACCCCGGAAAAACTTTATCAATTAGAAGAAAAAACAATCGCGATCTTCGTGCCTGCATGGCACGAGCAAGATGTTATTGATAAAATGTTGTTGAATGCATGCCGAACAATTCAATATAAGAATTACGATATTTTTGTGGGAGTTTATCCGAACGATCCCGGAACAATATCAAGAGTTGAATTGGTAAGCAAGCAATATCCGAATGTTCATGCGGTAGTGGCTGATAAACCTGGGCCAACAACAAAAGCGGATAATTTGAATGGTATTCATGCCGGAATGATAAAGTGGGAAAACAAAACCGGCGTAAGATATGATATCATTGTCATGCACGATTCTGAAGATGTCATTCATCCTCTATCATTGAAAATTCATAATGCGCTTATTCCGGAATATGATATGGTGCAGATGCCTGTATTTCCGCTGGATACTAGTCATTTGAATCTTGTTCACTGGACCTATGCCGATGAATTTGCAGAATACCATACCAAAGATTTATTTGTTCGACAGCATTTCAGCGGATTTGTTCCCTCGGCCGGTGTTGGCACTGCATTCAATAGGTGGATTATCGAATTTGTTGGTACCTCGTTCGCGAAGAACATTTTCCGTACGAGCGCTCTTACTGAAGATTATGATCTCGCGTTGCGACTCGCGCTTGGGCGGGCGAATCTTTTATTTACATATAAACCATTCGGTATCGATTGTGCTACCCGCGGATATTTCCCACATTCAATGAGCGCTTCAATAAGACAGAAAAGCAGGTGGATTACCGGTATATGCCTGCAATCATGGCAAACAATCGGTTGGCGGGGAGATGCAAAATTCAGATTTGTTCTTTATCGTGATAGAAAAGCGGTAATTGCGAATATAATTAATTTCTTCGCTTACATTGTAATTCTATATTTAATATCTTACGAAGCGATACGTTTAGGTTTTGCGGCATATCGACAACTGCCACCTATTGTTACTAAAGGAACAATATTGTGGGACCTTGTGGTCATCGATAGTCTATTGATGATCTGGCGAATTATGCATCGGTTTGTTACTGTACGACGCGTATATGGAATCTGGGCGGCAATATTAAGTATTTTCAGATTGCCGATTTCAAATATTATTAATTTCAGCGCAACAGGCAGAGCGTTATATCAATTTACAAAAGCAGCCTTGAGGAAGAAAGAGCTTAAGTGGGAAAAGACAGCGCACCACTTCCCAACTGCGACAGAACATAGTTCTTAA
- the gcvT gene encoding glycine cleavage system aminomethyltransferase GcvT, whose product MKPTAFNSIHKKLGAKLVEFAGFEMPVQYTGIIDEHRAVRTSVGIFDVSHMGEFKISGPDALALVQKVTTNDASKLTDGKVQYSAMCYQDGGIVDDLLVYRMKDHFMFVVNAANLQKDFNWIKSNIDSFNVQLEDQSDGISLLAIQGPKSLATLQKLTGTNLAAMPYYSFVYGELAGIDMIISRTGYTGELGFELYFDSSIAVSERIWNSIMEAGKEFGIKPIGLGARDTLRLEMGFCLYGNDIDQTTNPLEAGLGWITKLDKNNFNSRDVLLEVKKNGTNRKLVGFVIEDDRAFPRHGYEILSNGKKIGTVTSGTVSPILSNAIGMGYVSMEFSQPGSVLNIMIRNKEVNAKVVKIPFIQR is encoded by the coding sequence ATGAAACCAACAGCATTTAATTCGATTCACAAAAAATTGGGAGCTAAGTTAGTGGAATTCGCCGGATTCGAAATGCCTGTTCAGTACACAGGAATTATAGACGAGCATCGTGCGGTTCGCACATCGGTGGGCATTTTCGATGTATCGCACATGGGCGAATTTAAAATCAGCGGTCCGGATGCTCTGGCGCTTGTCCAAAAAGTCACGACAAACGATGCCTCAAAATTGACCGATGGCAAAGTGCAATATTCCGCGATGTGTTATCAGGATGGCGGCATCGTTGACGATCTGCTTGTGTACAGAATGAAGGATCATTTCATGTTCGTTGTAAACGCAGCGAACCTTCAAAAAGATTTTAACTGGATAAAATCCAATATCGATAGTTTCAACGTGCAACTTGAGGATCAAAGTGATGGAATTTCGCTTCTGGCTATTCAAGGCCCTAAGTCGCTTGCTACCCTGCAAAAGTTAACAGGAACCAACCTAGCGGCTATGCCGTATTATTCGTTCGTGTATGGTGAACTGGCAGGTATCGATATGATTATTTCGAGAACCGGTTACACAGGAGAATTGGGTTTTGAATTATATTTTGATTCGTCCATCGCTGTCTCGGAACGCATTTGGAATTCGATCATGGAAGCCGGGAAAGAATTCGGTATCAAACCGATCGGTTTGGGTGCGCGTGATACACTTCGACTTGAAATGGGATTTTGTCTCTACGGCAACGATATTGATCAGACCACCAATCCGCTTGAAGCAGGTCTCGGATGGATAACGAAACTTGATAAAAATAATTTTAATAGCCGTGATGTGCTGTTAGAAGTAAAGAAAAATGGTACCAACCGAAAACTTGTCGGATTTGTGATCGAAGATGATCGTGCTTTTCCGCGTCACGGATATGAAATATTGAGCAACGGCAAAAAGATCGGCACAGTTACAAGCGGAACAGTTTCGCCAATTCTTAGTAATGCAATAGGTATGGGATATGTTTCGATGGAGTTCAGTCAACCCGGATCTGTTTTAAATATTATGATTCGAAATAAAGAGGTTAACGCAAAAGTTGTAAAGATTCCTTTCATACAAAGATGA
- a CDS encoding flippase-like domain-containing protein: protein MNQKLKTYLQYGFSVILTGVFLYFAFRGTDFASLIEILSRANYWWALAMIPMLVISNLFRAWRWEYLLRPVKKGIRYRNLFSSMMVGYMMNNVLPRVGELARPYAIGKLEGISRSSALGTVFIERIFDILSFMVVIALIPLFYSGPLTQVFPWLEETGIWLTVISLLFLLIFTFLMMRRDYVEKMLRFITRHISPKKGKLVEHIAHSFLDGFLFLKEPRHYFMIGILSVLVWVFYIIMVFLPFYAFGMVEQYSLDLASALVVQAISTIGFILPTPGGTGSYHYFTIQTLTKLYNVNEEIARSYATVTHAIGFIGTMAIGIYYFIKDKLHFGEVARRDITNDMNSTSGK from the coding sequence ATGAATCAAAAACTGAAGACATATCTGCAATACGGATTTAGTGTAATACTGACCGGAGTGTTTCTTTATTTTGCTTTCAGGGGAACAGACTTTGCTAGTCTGATCGAAATTTTATCTCGGGCAAATTACTGGTGGGCATTAGCAATGATTCCCATGTTGGTCATAAGCAATCTTTTCAGAGCATGGCGGTGGGAATACTTATTAAGACCGGTTAAGAAGGGGATTCGGTACAGAAATCTTTTTTCATCGATGATGGTTGGTTACATGATGAACAACGTTCTACCTCGTGTGGGTGAGCTTGCGCGTCCGTATGCGATCGGAAAACTCGAAGGTATCTCGCGAAGCTCCGCTCTCGGTACGGTTTTCATCGAACGCATCTTCGATATACTTTCATTCATGGTCGTGATCGCATTAATTCCGTTATTCTATAGCGGTCCTCTCACACAAGTATTTCCGTGGCTTGAAGAAACGGGTATCTGGTTGACGGTAATCTCATTATTATTTCTTCTGATCTTCACCTTCTTGATGATGCGCAGAGATTATGTTGAAAAAATGCTCCGATTCATCACGCGCCACATTTCACCTAAAAAGGGTAAGCTCGTAGAACATATCGCGCATTCATTCCTGGATGGATTTTTATTTTTGAAAGAACCGCGGCATTATTTCATGATCGGAATATTGAGCGTTCTAGTCTGGGTGTTTTATATCATCATGGTATTTCTTCCGTTCTACGCTTTCGGAATGGTTGAGCAATATTCACTCGATCTCGCCTCCGCATTAGTCGTGCAGGCGATCTCAACAATCGGATTCATTCTTCCGACTCCGGGCGGAACCGGTTCTTATCATTATTTCACAATTCAAACGCTTACAAAACTTTATAATGTGAATGAAGAAATAGCACGCAGTTATGCTACCGTTACCCACGCGATCGGTTTTATCGGGACGATGGCGATAGGAATTTATTATTTTATAAAAGATAAATTACATTTCGGAGAAGTTGCCCGGCGTGATATAACAAACGACATGAATTCAACATCCGGCAAATAG